The window CCGCATCATCTGCGGGAGGAAGAGATTTTCAACCGCCTCGGGTATATTGATATTCAGAATCTGGCAGAGCGGATACAAGGCAAGGTGTTATGGGTGACCGGACTTGTGGATACGATCTGTCCGCCTTCGACACAATTCGCTGCGTACAACAAAATCACAGCACCGAAAGACCTAATGGTATATCATGAATACGGTCATGAGTATCTGCCTTATCTTGCAGACCGGATGCTTCAGATGCTCATGACCCTGTAACGGGATTAACCCTTACAGGAATAATGTGGATCTGGCGGTGAGTTTTTTGAGTAAATCAAGAACAAACAGTAAAGGGTTAACCTGGCTGCGCCCCTCCAAGTCGATAGGGATGCGGCTTTTTTTGGTGTTTTTTATTTCCACGATGGGAATCGTGCTGTCACTCGGCTACACTTCTTATTCCGTAGCCAAACAAACAATTGAGAACAATGCACTGTTAGCTAATGAGCAGACGGTGAAGCAGACAGCAGAGAAGCTGGATGTAATTTTGCTGCGTTTTGAAGACAGGCTGGGAGAGCTGTTCTATAACAAAACTATTCGGCAGGCTGTGGAGTCCGGTACTGCATCCGGTGCAGACCAAGAGGAACGCCAGGCCGAAGCCGTCCGGATCCAGGCTGAACTGGACAACTGGCTGGAAGCAGCGGGTAATATACAAGCGGTTTATCTCGTCCCCCGGAATGAGAGTTTTTCTGCCTCTGCGGCAGGGGCTGCGGATAGTGCTTTTATTAAGGGGATCCGGGAGAACAACTGGTTTAAGCAGCTGCAGGAGAAGCCCCAGAGTCTATGGATTACTCAGGGTTTGAAGCAGGGAGAGGCTGATGGTGTCGTCCGTTTCGCCCAATCGGTATCCGTTGATTCCGGCAAGGCGGACTATGTGGCGATTTGCGATATCCGGACGACAGAACTGGAAGGCCAGCTCAGCAAGGTCAGTCTCGGGATGGATTCCTATATTCAGCTGCTGACCAGCAAAGATGAGTTGATTGCTACTTCCCAGCATCAGGAGGCGGATTCTTATCTGCGTCTGGGCGGAACCCTGTTCAAAGGGGTAAGCCAAGCTACAGGCTCTTTGCCAACCAAGGATGAAGAAGGCAAATCAATTCTGGCGGTGTATGGTACACTGGCTAGTTCAGGCTGGAGAGTGCTGGGTGTGGTGCCTTCGGAGAATCTGACGAAGGATGCAGGACGTATCCTGAATACGACGTACATTGCCGTTGCTGCTGCAGCGCTTATTGCCGTTCTAATCGGTCTCTGGATGGTAAGGATGGTCTCAAGTCCTCTGATCCGGCTTAAGAATCTGATGTTTCATGGAGCCGAGGGAGATCTGCGGGTGCGGACCCAAGTGACTTCCCGGGACGAGATCGGCCAGTTGTCCGGTTCGTTCAATATTATGATGGAACGCATTAATGAGCTGGTTGTGCATACGAATGAGACAGCCCGTGAAGTGCTTGAGACTGCGGATGCCCTGGGAAGCGCATCACGCAAGACTGCCTCAGCGGCAAAGGATATTGCCTCGGCAACAGAGGAGATTGCCGGCGGCGCAGGCAGCTTAGCCCTGGAAGCAGACCGGGGAAATGAAATGACGGAGCAAATCTCCGGACGGATGAGTGGCGTCATTGCCGCTGCTCATGAGATGAGCAGTACTGCGCATAGTGTTGGACAATCCAGTGAAGAAGGCATGGTTAAGCTGCAGGGGCTGCTGGACCGAACGGAGAGTACAGGGGAGATGACAGGCCGCCTTGTTGTGAAAGTGAATGAGCTCAAGGAAACGACCTCCTCGGTAATTAAGGTTCTGGAGGTCATGCAGAACATTACGCAGCAGACCAATATATTATCACTCAACGCAACAATTGAAGCTGCGCGGGCAGGTGAAGCAGGCAGCGGCTTCATGGTCGTGGCGGACGAAATCCGCCAGCTTGCCGAGCAGTCCAAACGTTCCATCGCCATGGTTGCCGAAATAACCGATACCATTATGAAGGATATGAATGAGACCGTAGCTGCACTGTCGGAAGTGGCGCCGCTCTTCCGGGAGCAGAGGGCTTCTGTACAGGATACGAGTGAAATCTTCGTGTCTGTACAAGGACAGATGGACCGATTCATTAACAAGCTTGATTCTGTGTCGGATTCCATTGAGGGATTGAACCAGTCACAGAGGGTGCTGTCGGAGACGATAAGCAATGTCAGCTCCTTTGCAGAGGAATCCTCAGCAGCCTCCGAGGAGGTTGCTTCGCTCAGTGGTGAGCAGCAGAATGTAAGTGATCACCTGGTTGAGCTGTCCTCCAAGCTGGAGAATGCCTCACTGATCCTTAAAGAACGATTGTCTAAATTTAGAATGTAGCTCTGATTAACGAATATTGGCCGCTCTTTCCTTTGGGACAGGGCGGCTTTTTATATTCATGCATTGCATCCATGTAATTATTCTGTAAGGTGGGCATAATAAATGCCATGAGTCTTGACCCGCATAGGTACCCGCAAATTCAGGAGGAATGGCATTGCATAAGCTTATTCATAAACGCATATTCTGGGGCCTGGTGATTATGTCGGCTTTCATCGGGATACTGATTATCAGGCTTGCCTGGGTTCAATTGCTGCTGAAGGACCGGGAGGTTCCGGGAGCGGAGTACACGCTGGCCCAGATGGCCGAAATACAAAGTGAACGGGAAACCATACTCGACAGCGGCCGGGGACGCCTCTATGACCGCAGCGGAAAGCCGCTTGCCGGTGAGACGATATGGACCGCAGCTTTTTTTCCGCAGAAGGAGCGGGAGAGAGGGGCGAGCGGTAAGGATTTGCAGCGCCTGGCCACGGTGCTGGATGTTACTTATGGTGAGCTGCAGAGCCGGATCACCGGGCTCAAGGAACCGCTGCTATGGCCTGTCTCCGGCGGCAAAACGCCTAAGGCGCTGTCTCCCGCGCAGGCTGAAGAAGTGGAGAAGCTTGGCATCGACGGGGTCCGGGCACTGCCTTTTACCCGCAGATACGGGAATGCTGTTTCAGGCCGCCAGTGGCTGGGCTATTTGTCTGAGGTTTCAGCGGCGGCAGCAAAGGAATCACCCACCGGGCTTAGAGTCCCTTTGGCCGGAACAGACGGGCTGGAGAAGACACTTGAGCCGCTGCTGCAGGGTGTAGGCCATACGGAGGCATATGCGCAGGTGGATGCGCACGGAAACAAGCTTCCCGGCAGCGGAATCAAAGTCAGAGCTCCGGGCAATCCGTATTATCCGCTGTCTGTTTATACCACTATAGATAAAGGGCTTCAGGAGGGAATAGAGCGGCTGACCGCGCAATCTGGGGTAAAGGAAGGGGCGGTTGTGGTGCTGGACAGCCAAACCGGGGATATCGAGGCCATGGTGTCGCTACCTTTTTACGATCCGGCGAAGATATCGCCTGAAGGCGGGGAATGGAACAACCGGGCGCTGCAGGCGGCAGTGCCCGGCTCGATCTTTAAGATTGTCACCGCGGCTGCCGCCCTGGAGGCAGGGGTGACTTCGCCGGAGGAGAGGTTCTATTG of the Paenibacillus pedocola genome contains:
- a CDS encoding methyl-accepting chemotaxis protein → MSKSRTNSKGLTWLRPSKSIGMRLFLVFFISTMGIVLSLGYTSYSVAKQTIENNALLANEQTVKQTAEKLDVILLRFEDRLGELFYNKTIRQAVESGTASGADQEERQAEAVRIQAELDNWLEAAGNIQAVYLVPRNESFSASAAGAADSAFIKGIRENNWFKQLQEKPQSLWITQGLKQGEADGVVRFAQSVSVDSGKADYVAICDIRTTELEGQLSKVSLGMDSYIQLLTSKDELIATSQHQEADSYLRLGGTLFKGVSQATGSLPTKDEEGKSILAVYGTLASSGWRVLGVVPSENLTKDAGRILNTTYIAVAAAALIAVLIGLWMVRMVSSPLIRLKNLMFHGAEGDLRVRTQVTSRDEIGQLSGSFNIMMERINELVVHTNETAREVLETADALGSASRKTASAAKDIASATEEIAGGAGSLALEADRGNEMTEQISGRMSGVIAAAHEMSSTAHSVGQSSEEGMVKLQGLLDRTESTGEMTGRLVVKVNELKETTSSVIKVLEVMQNITQQTNILSLNATIEAARAGEAGSGFMVVADEIRQLAEQSKRSIAMVAEITDTIMKDMNETVAALSEVAPLFREQRASVQDTSEIFVSVQGQMDRFINKLDSVSDSIEGLNQSQRVLSETISNVSSFAEESSAASEEVASLSGEQQNVSDHLVELSSKLENASLILKERLSKFRM
- a CDS encoding peptidoglycan D,D-transpeptidase FtsI family protein; its protein translation is MHKLIHKRIFWGLVIMSAFIGILIIRLAWVQLLLKDREVPGAEYTLAQMAEIQSERETILDSGRGRLYDRSGKPLAGETIWTAAFFPQKERERGASGKDLQRLATVLDVTYGELQSRITGLKEPLLWPVSGGKTPKALSPAQAEEVEKLGIDGVRALPFTRRYGNAVSGRQWLGYLSEVSAAAAKESPTGLRVPLAGTDGLEKTLEPLLQGVGHTEAYAQVDAHGNKLPGSGIKVRAPGNPYYPLSVYTTIDKGLQEGIERLTAQSGVKEGAVVVLDSQTGDIEAMVSLPFYDPAKISPEGGEWNNRALQAAVPGSIFKIVTAAAALEAGVTSPEERFYCSGQFGKYGLSCPHSKGHGSLTLAQGFAVSCNTVFATLAERLSGAQLQAAALALGLGRDIGWQAENTLGLPLLRPLAGEQPGTIFSTLLPDDSGARVQTAIGQRDVTVTPLQAANLVVTLLHGGEVRAPRILQRVAFKNGQTLQNLPGHLAPASAGAVSADTSKLLLSWMRLVVTEGTGKRLQTSEWPLAGKSGTAQTLVKGVPRNNQWFIGYGPVDHPRYAVSVAVENVAPGSAHAATKLFGQIFDLLSESSGA